From one Bradyrhizobium sp. Ash2021 genomic stretch:
- a CDS encoding tripartite tricarboxylate transporter substrate-binding protein — MNITSRLLLSTAAILLAGAAPACAAWQPQKPIEFVATAGPGGGTDNLARAVQNIVTKYKLTDQPVVVVNKAGGSGAEGYVYGKASAGDPYKVIFGTSNAWQQPLVSKVAFNYTDLTPIAAMAQDEFLLWVKQDAPYKTATDFLKAAATGDFKMGGAQSKDTDEVLTRLIEKAAHVKFTYIPFKSGAEAAVQLAGGHIDSHVNNPSESLGQWRGGTQRPLCAFSPKRLPQGPKITATEGWSDIPTCVEQGLAISQYEQPRTVWLPGKVSADQTAFYQDLMKKVQATPEWKDYIEKTSQVDTFLSGDAFDKFIKEDLEHLKQVAAEQGWLVK, encoded by the coding sequence ATGAACATCACGTCAAGACTTCTGTTGTCCACGGCCGCGATCCTGCTCGCCGGCGCGGCGCCTGCTTGCGCGGCCTGGCAGCCGCAGAAACCGATTGAGTTCGTGGCGACGGCGGGGCCGGGCGGCGGCACCGACAATCTTGCCCGCGCCGTGCAGAACATCGTCACCAAATACAAACTGACCGATCAGCCGGTGGTGGTCGTCAACAAGGCCGGCGGCAGCGGCGCCGAAGGTTACGTCTATGGCAAGGCCTCGGCCGGCGATCCCTACAAGGTTATCTTCGGCACCTCGAACGCCTGGCAGCAGCCGTTGGTGTCCAAGGTTGCGTTCAACTACACCGATCTCACGCCGATCGCGGCGATGGCGCAGGACGAGTTCCTGCTCTGGGTGAAACAGGACGCGCCCTACAAGACCGCCACGGACTTTCTCAAGGCGGCGGCCACGGGCGATTTCAAGATGGGCGGCGCCCAGTCGAAGGATACCGACGAAGTGCTCACGCGCCTGATCGAGAAGGCCGCGCATGTGAAGTTCACCTACATTCCCTTCAAGAGCGGCGCCGAGGCCGCGGTGCAACTGGCCGGCGGCCACATCGACTCCCACGTCAATAATCCGAGCGAGAGCCTCGGACAGTGGCGCGGCGGCACGCAGCGTCCGCTCTGCGCCTTCAGCCCCAAGCGGTTGCCGCAAGGGCCGAAGATCACCGCGACCGAAGGCTGGAGCGACATTCCGACCTGCGTCGAGCAAGGCCTCGCCATCTCCCAGTACGAGCAGCCGCGCACGGTATGGCTGCCGGGCAAGGTCAGCGCCGACCAGACCGCGTTCTATCAGGATCTCATGAAGAAGGTTCAGGCGACGCCGGAGTGGAAGGACTACATCGAGAAAACCTCGCAGGTCGATACATTCCTCAGCGGCGATGCATTCGACAAATTCATCAAGGAGGACCTCGAGCATTTGAAACAGGTGGCGGCCGAGCAGGGCTGGTTGGTCAAGTGA